The Thermus antranikianii DSM 12462 DNA segment AGACCTCTCGCCAGGCCAGAAGGTGCAGGGGGTCGGTGTCGGCCAAGGTGCCGTCCAGGTCAAAGAGAAGGGCCTTAAGCATGGACGGCCCTCCGTTCCAAGCTGGAAACCATCAGGAAAAGGCCCAGGGCCAGGCCGAGAAGCCCATAGGGGATGCCAGGTGTGGGCAAAAGGGCAAAGAGGGCCGGGATCAAGGTGCTCCCCGTGGCGCCCGCATAAAGCAGACCCCCCAGGGCCCGGTGGCCGAAGCGGGCCTGCACCAGGGCAAAAAGGGTGGAAAAGAGGGGACCCAGGAGAAAGCCAGCCAAGGGAAAAAGGAGGGCGGTGGGGGGTAGGAGGTTGAGGAAAAGGAGGGCGAGGACTCCAAGAAGGAGGCTCCTCAGGGCAGCCAGGGGCTTTTGCGCCACCGGTTTGGCCAGGAAAAGGCGGCCCAGGGCCAGAAAGAGCCAGTACAAGGAGAGAAGCACCCCTCCCGTAGGGGTGGGGTGGCCGAGGTGTTCCAGCCAGACCCGGTTCCAGGTGGCCAGGGCTCCCTCCAGACCGGTGTAGATGGCCACGGCCAGGAGGAAGGGCCAAAGCCCCCGCCCCTGTTCCTTGGGCACCTGGGTTACCTGAGGGGCTCCCCAGAGGAGAAGGGCCCCTATCCAGGCCAGGAGGCCCGCCAGAAACAACACGGCGCCGTAGGGCAAAAGGGTGAGGGCGAAGGGGGCGAAGACCGCCCCTAGGCCGAAGGCCACGTTTACCCGGTTCAGGAGTTCCACCCGTTTCCTGGGGTAAAGCTCCCCCACCAGGCTGTTGCCGTGCACGTTCATCAACCCTTCCCCGAGCCCGAGGAGGAAGGCCAGGGCCACCACCAAGGGGAAGGAAGGGGCCAGGGCCACCCCCCATAGAGCCAAGCCCACAAGCCCCATGGCGGCGGGAAAAAGGGGGTGGCGTTTATTCCCTTGGGCCAGGCGCACCCCAAAAAGGAGGCCCAGGAGGAGGACGGTGAAGAACCAGGAAACCTCCTCTCCCACCCCGTAACGCCCCCGCCAAACGGGCAGGGCTGCCCCGGGCAGGGCCACGATCACCCCCACGAGAAAAAGCGCCAGGAAGGAGCCCCAGAAAAAGCGCACGTCCGTTATTCTTCTCCTACCTGACCCTTTGGTCAATAATGGAGGGGATGGAGGAGGCCCTGGAAAAGGCTTTGGCGGGCGAGGGGTACTTTGCCTTTCCTGGCCTTTTGCTGGTGCGGGGGCCCGACGCCCTTTCCTTCCTTCAAGGCCAGGCTACCCGGGACCTCAGAAGGCTTTCCGGGCCCGTGGGGGCCCTGTTCCTCAACCACCGGGGGCAGATAGAGGAGGCGGCCACGGTGTTCGTGCACGAGGAAGGCTTTCTTCTGGCTCCCTGGGGCACCTTGGAGGGCTTAAGGGCCCGGCTGAAGCGCTACATCGTCTTTGACCAGGTGGAGCTTCTGGAACTTCCCCTTTACCGGCGCCTCCATGCCGATGGGCGGGAGGAAGTGGCGGAAAGCGGGGAGGGGGCCCATCCCGCTGGGGTTTACCCCCTTTACACCCTGCTTAAGGGCCTTCCGCTCCTTTCCGATATTCGTGGGGAGCTTCCCCAGAGCGTGGGGCTTCTCCACCTGGTGGACTACGGCAAGGGGTGTTATGTGGGCCAGGAGATCATGGCCCGCCTCGAGGGGAAGGAGGTGCACCATCGCCTGGTGGGCCTAAGGGGGCTTTCCCCTGCCCAAGAAGCCCCCTTTGACCTCCTGCTGGAGGGGCGCAAGGTAGGGGAGGCCAAGCGGGTGATGGAAACGCCCTTCGGGGTTTTGGGCCTTGCCGTGGTGCGCAAGGAGGTGCCCCTAGGGGCGGTGGTGGAAGGGGGTGGGGGACGCTTTCGGGTGGAGCCCCTGCCCTTTGAGGAGGCGGCATGGAGCGGGCGGAGATCATCGGGGTAGGTACGGAGCTCATCTACGGGGAGACCCTGGACACCAACACGGCGGAGATCGCGAGGAGCCTCGAGGCCTACGCCCTCAAGGTGGAAAGGACCCTCAGGGTGGTGGACGAGCCCCTCCCCTTGGCCCGGGAGGTGGGCCAGGCCTGGGAGCGGGCGAGGCTTTTGGTGCTTTCCGGGGGCCTAGGCCCCACCCCCGACGACGTGACCCGGGAGGCGGTGGCCGAGGCCTTGGGGGAGCCCTTGGTGTTGGACGAGGAGATGCTTTCGGAAATTGAGGCTGTCTTCCGGGCCCGGGGTCGGAGCATGCCCGAGGCCAACCGCAAGCAAGCCTTGAGGATCCCTTCGGCCACCTGGCTTAAAAACCCCAGGGGCACCGCCCCCGGCTGGTGGGTGCGGAAGGAAGGAAAAGACCTGATCCTCCTGCCCGGGCCTCCTCCTGAGTGGCGGCCCATGTGGGAGGAGGTGTTGCCCAAGTTGAACCTCCCCCGCCGTCCCTACGCCAAGCGGGTCCTGAAGACCTGGGGCATCGGGGAGTCGGAGATCGTGGAAAGGCTCGGGGAGCTCTTCAAACGGGAGGCGGAGGTGGAGGTGGGCACCTATCCCAAGCTTCAGGGGGTGGAGGTGGTGATCCGGGGCCGGGAGGATCTGGTGGCCGACCTTACGGAAAGGATCAGGAAGCGGCTTTTTAAGGAGATCTGGGGCGAGGGGGACCTCACCCTGGCCGAGGCGGTGAAGCGCCGCCTGGAGCTGGAAGGGGCCACCCTCTCCACCATGGAGAGCCTCACTGGTGGGCTTCTGGGAGCGGAGATCACCCGGGTGCCGGGGGCAAGCCGCTTCTATTTGGGGGGCGTGGTATCCTATTCCGTAGGGGCCAAGGCCCGCTTCGGTGTGCCGGAGGGACTCCTCGCCAAGACGGTTTCCGCCGAAACGGCCAAGGCCATGGCGGAGGCCGCCCGGGTGCTTTTCGGTTCCACCTATGCCCTTTCCACCACGGGGGTGGCGGGGCCGGACCCCTTGGAGGGCGAGCCTGTGGGCACGGTCTTCGTGGCCCTGGCGGGGCCTAAGGGGACGGAGGTGCGCCGCTACCGCTTCCCAGGGGACCGCGAGGTGGTGCGGCTCCGAAGCGTTTATGCCGCCTTGGCCTTGCTCCTAACATGAGGCTCTTCTACGCGATCTTTCTTCCTGAAGAGGTGAAGCGGGTCTTGGTGGAGGCTCAGGAGCGGGTGGCCCGCTACAAGGGGTGGAAGGAGGTGGTGCCCCACCATCTCCACCTTACCCTTCTTTTCCTGGGGGAAAGGCCGGAGGAGGACCTGGAGGACCTTTTGGCCCTGGGCCACCGGATGGGTCGGCTCCATCCTCCCTTCACCGCTCGCATCCGCGGTACGGGTTACTTCCCCAACGAGGGCACCCCGAGGGTTTGGTTCGCTAAGGCGGAAGGGGAGGGATTCCTTCCTTTGGCCGAAGGGCTTCGGGAAGGGGTGCGGGAGATCCTGGGAGAGGAGGCGCTTTTGGCGGGCGGTAACAAGCCCTTCAAACCCCACATCACCCTGGCCCGGCGCAAGGCCCCTGCTCCCCGGGTACCCCCGGTGGTCTTCGGCGTGGAGTGGCCGGTGAAGGAGTTCGCCCTGGTACGCTCGGAGCTTAAGCCCAAGGGGCCCGTCTATACCATTTTGGGAAAGTTCCCTTTGCGAGGTGACCATGGACGAGAACAAGAGGAAAGCGCTAGAAAACGCTCTCAAGACCATTGAGAGGGAGTTCGGCAAGGGTGCGGTCATGCGCCTGGGGGAGATGCCTAAGCTCCAGGTGGATGTGATCCCCACGGGCTCCTTGGGCCTGGACCTGGCCTTGGGAATCGGGGGTATTCCCCGGGGAAGGGTGATCGAGATCTACGGCCCTGAGTCCGGGGGGAAGACCACTTTGGCCCTCACCATCATCGCCCAGGCCCAGAAGCAGGGGGGTGTGGCGGCCTTCGTGGACGCGGAGCACGCCCTGGACCCCCTTTACGCCCAGAAACTGGGGGTCAAGGTGGAGGACCTCCTGGTTTCCCAGCCCGACACCGGGGAGCAGGCCCTGGAGATCGTGGAGCTTCTGGCCCGCTCGGGGGCGGTGGATGTCATCGTGGTGGACTCGGTGGCCGCCTTGGTGCCCAAGGCGGAGATCGAGGGGGAAATGGGGGATCAGCACGTGGGTTTGCAGGCCAGGCTCATGAGCCAGGCCCTGCGCAAGCTCACCGCGGTCCTTTCCAAGAGCAACACCGCCGCCATCTTCATCAACCAGGTGCGGGAGAAGGTGGGGGTGATGTACGGCAACCCCGAGACCACCCCCGGCGGCCGGGCCCTTAAGTTCTACTCCAGCGTGCGCCTGGATGTGCGCAAAAGCGGCCAGCCCATCAAGGTGGGGAACGAGGCGGTGGGGATCAAGGTCAAGGTGAAGGTGGTGAAGAACAAGCTGGCCCCACCCTTCCGCGAAGCGGAGCTGGAGATCTACTTCGGCAGGGGCCTTGACCCGGTCATGGACCTGGTGAACGTGGCCGTGGCGGCCAACGTGATCGAGAAGGCGGGAAGCTGGTTCTCCTACGGGGAGATCCGCCTGGGCCAGGGGAAGGAGAAGGCGGCGGACTACCTCCGGGAGCGGCCTGAGCTTCTGGAGGAGATCCGGGCCAAGGTGCTGGAGAGAGCTCACGAGGTGGTGCTCGTAGGGAGCGAGGAAGGGGAGGAGTAGATGACCCTGACCCTTTTGGACCTGGGGCTTCTCCTCCTGGTCTTGCTCCTTTCGGGGGCTTTGCTCCTTAGGCGCAGAGGGGAGGACCGAACCGGGGAAGCCAAACGGCTCCTGGATGCGGCCAAGGGGGAGGCAAGGGAGGTCCTCGAGGCGGCTCGCAGGGAAGCGAGGGAGATCCTCGAGGCTGCCCGGGCCGAGGCCAGAGCCCTGCGCCAGGAGGCCGAGGAGCGGGCCAAGGCCTTGCGGCAGGAGGTGGAGGCGGAGCTTAAGCGCCGGTCGGAGGCCTTGGAGGCCGAGGCTAAAAAGCGCTTGCAAGAGGCGGAAGAGCGCCTAAGGAGCGAGCGGGAGGAGCTTAAGGCTGAGCGGGAGAGGCTTAAGGTCTTGCAGGAGGAGCTTAAGGCGGAGAGGGAGCGCCTTAAGGGGGAACGGGAGGAACTG contains these protein-coding regions:
- a CDS encoding CinA family nicotinamide mononucleotide deamidase-related protein gives rise to the protein MERAEIIGVGTELIYGETLDTNTAEIARSLEAYALKVERTLRVVDEPLPLAREVGQAWERARLLVLSGGLGPTPDDVTREAVAEALGEPLVLDEEMLSEIEAVFRARGRSMPEANRKQALRIPSATWLKNPRGTAPGWWVRKEGKDLILLPGPPPEWRPMWEEVLPKLNLPRRPYAKRVLKTWGIGESEIVERLGELFKREAEVEVGTYPKLQGVEVVIRGREDLVADLTERIRKRLFKEIWGEGDLTLAEAVKRRLELEGATLSTMESLTGGLLGAEITRVPGASRFYLGGVVSYSVGAKARFGVPEGLLAKTVSAETAKAMAEAARVLFGSTYALSTTGVAGPDPLEGEPVGTVFVALAGPKGTEVRRYRFPGDREVVRLRSVYAALALLLT
- the thpR gene encoding RNA 2',3'-cyclic phosphodiesterase codes for the protein MRLFYAIFLPEEVKRVLVEAQERVARYKGWKEVVPHHLHLTLLFLGERPEEDLEDLLALGHRMGRLHPPFTARIRGTGYFPNEGTPRVWFAKAEGEGFLPLAEGLREGVREILGEEALLAGGNKPFKPHITLARRKAPAPRVPPVVFGVEWPVKEFALVRSELKPKGPVYTILGKFPLRGDHGREQEESARKRSQDH
- a CDS encoding YgfZ/GcvT domain-containing protein gives rise to the protein MEEALEKALAGEGYFAFPGLLLVRGPDALSFLQGQATRDLRRLSGPVGALFLNHRGQIEEAATVFVHEEGFLLAPWGTLEGLRARLKRYIVFDQVELLELPLYRRLHADGREEVAESGEGAHPAGVYPLYTLLKGLPLLSDIRGELPQSVGLLHLVDYGKGCYVGQEIMARLEGKEVHHRLVGLRGLSPAQEAPFDLLLEGRKVGEAKRVMETPFGVLGLAVVRKEVPLGAVVEGGGGRFRVEPLPFEEAAWSGRRSSG
- the recA gene encoding recombinase RecA; translated protein: MDENKRKALENALKTIEREFGKGAVMRLGEMPKLQVDVIPTGSLGLDLALGIGGIPRGRVIEIYGPESGGKTTLALTIIAQAQKQGGVAAFVDAEHALDPLYAQKLGVKVEDLLVSQPDTGEQALEIVELLARSGAVDVIVVDSVAALVPKAEIEGEMGDQHVGLQARLMSQALRKLTAVLSKSNTAAIFINQVREKVGVMYGNPETTPGGRALKFYSSVRLDVRKSGQPIKVGNEAVGIKVKVKVVKNKLAPPFREAELEIYFGRGLDPVMDLVNVAVAANVIEKAGSWFSYGEIRLGQGKEKAADYLRERPELLEEIRAKVLERAHEVVLVGSEEGEE
- a CDS encoding MFS transporter, with translation MTDVRFFWGSFLALFLVGVIVALPGAALPVWRGRYGVGEEVSWFFTVLLLGLLFGVRLAQGNKRHPLFPAAMGLVGLALWGVALAPSFPLVVALAFLLGLGEGLMNVHGNSLVGELYPRKRVELLNRVNVAFGLGAVFAPFALTLLPYGAVLFLAGLLAWIGALLLWGAPQVTQVPKEQGRGLWPFLLAVAIYTGLEGALATWNRVWLEHLGHPTPTGGVLLSLYWLFLALGRLFLAKPVAQKPLAALRSLLLGVLALLFLNLLPPTALLFPLAGFLLGPLFSTLFALVQARFGHRALGGLLYAGATGSTLIPALFALLPTPGIPYGLLGLALGLFLMVSSLERRAVHA